The Cucumis melo cultivar AY chromosome 6, USDA_Cmelo_AY_1.0, whole genome shotgun sequence genome includes a region encoding these proteins:
- the LOC103490634 gene encoding kinesin-like protein KIN-14E isoform X1 — protein MTFDMAQSARTIGSSFNSSSGNDDTLLQSFAAAPNGDDYDSDGSNFAPPTPTTISTAIPAELAGVIPLIDRFQVEGFLRMMHKQIHSSGKRGFFSKRSVGPQVREKFTFEDMLCFQKDPIPTSLLKINSDLVSRATKLFQIILKYMGVDSSDRVNATSLDERIELVGKLYKHTLKRSELRDELFIQISKQTRNSPDRQYLIKAWELMYLCASAMPPSKDIGGYLSEYVHNVAQGVSTDPEVRVLALNTLNALKRCMKAGPRHIIPGREEIEALLTGRKLTTIVFFLDETFEEITYDMTTTVADSVEEEVYMEQAPGFVALGKGDKELSGVIKLSAHSSFSLFECRKFVSGAKALDLGNEEYVGLDDNKYIGDLLAEFKATKDRSKGEILHFKLTFKKKLFRESDEAVVDPMFIQLSYVQLQHDYLLGNYPVGRDDAAQLSALQILVEIGFITSPESCTDWNSLLERFVPRQIAITRPKREWELDILSRFRSMEHLTKDDARQQFLRILRTLPYGNSVFFGVRKIDDPIGLLPGRIILGINKRGVHFFRPVPKEYLHSAELRDIMQFGSSNTAVFFKMRVAGVLHIFQFETKQGEEICIALQTHINDVMLRRYSKARSAAVGSMLGDSSCNLKTQSVEAYEKRVQDLSKGIEESKRNAEQLLKELHEKNKQEVVMQEELETLKESLKFEKQNLAEATQSLERLRSQYDEKDNEHQIMLIERRGLEAKIAKLSTMMLENNGKKDTVGIDEQLLQKLQDELRLRNDELQASEEIRKKLVNEKLFLEQRIFGLEKKTSNEMEHLQISFEHERKVLKLKVAELEKKLEEITQELAVMESTLTTRNSDLAALQNNLKELEELREMKEDIDRKNEQTANILKMQGAQLAEMEALYKEEQVLRKRYFNMIEDMKGKIRVYCRLRPLNDKEIMEKEKNVLTSLDEFTVEHLWKDDKLKQHMYDHVFDGTASQEDVFEDTRYLVQSAVDGYNVCIFAYGQTGSGKTFTIYGSEDHPGLTPRAIGELFRILKRDSNKFSFSLKAYMVELYQDTLVDLLLPRNAKRLRLEIKKDAKGMVSIENVTIASISTFEELKNIIYRGLEQRHTSETQMNEESSRSHLILSIIIESTNLQTQSVSKGKLSFVDLAGSERVKKSGSSGSQLKEAQSINKSLSALGDVISALSSGGQHIPYRNHKLTMLMSDSLGGNAKTLMFVNVSPAESNLDETYNSLMYASRVRSIVNDPSKNVSSKEVARLKKMVAYWKEQAGRRGEDEELEEIQNERHTKEKGDVRYSM, from the exons ATGACCTTTGACATGGCTCAGAGTGCTAGGACAATCGGATCTTCCTTTAACTCCAGCAGTGGCAATGATGATACTCTCCTTCAAAGCTTTGCTGCTGCTCCAAATGGGGATGATTATGACAGTGATGGCTCCAATTTTGCACCCCC TACTCCTACAACCATATCCACAGCAATTCCTGCAGAACTTGCTGGTGTCATACCTTTGATTGATAGATTCCAG GTTGAAGGATTCTTAAGGATGATGCACAAACAAATCCATTCTTCTGGAAAGCGTGGATTCTTTTCCAAAAGATCTGTAGGTCCTCAAGTTCGAGAAAAATTCACATTTGAAGATATGTTATGTTTCCAAAAG GATCCTATACCAACTTCGTTGCTTAAAATTAACTCTGACCtggtgagccgagccacaaaaCTATTCCAAATAATCTTGAAGTACATGGGTGTTGACTCTTCTGATAGAGTCAATGCAACAAGCTTAGATGAACGAATTGAACTTGTTGGAAAACTGTACAAGCACACTTTGAAACGTTCAGAGCTACGAGATGAACTTTTTATCCAAATCTCTAAGCAAACCAGAAATTCTCCTGATAG GCAGTATTTAATCAAAGCATGGGAGCTGATGTATTTATGTGCATCTGCTATGCCTCCTAGCAAAGATATTGGTGGATATTTATCAGAGTATGTTCACAATGTTGCTCAAGGTGTAAGTACTGATCCGGAGGTTCGAGTTCTTGCATTAAATACACTGAATGCTTTAAAGCGTTGCATGAAGGCTGGTCCCAGGCATATAATACCTGGTCGTGAGGAAATCGAAGCTCTTTTGACAGGCCGAAAACTTACAACTATTGTCTTCTTTTTGGATGAAACTTTTGAAGAAATTACATATGATATGACAACAACGGTGGCTGATTCTGTTGAG GAGGAAGTCTATATGGAGCAAGCACCTGGGTTTGTTGCTCTGGGGAAGGGTGATAAG GAACTTTCAGGTGTTATAAAACTGTCAGCACACTCTAGCTTCAGTCTTTTTGAATGCCGTAAGTTCGTTAGTGGAGCTAAAGCACTTGATCTAGGGAATG AGGAGTATGTTGGGCTTGATGATAATAAATATATTGGAGATCTGCTAGCAGAATTCAAGGCAACAAAAGATCGAAGCAAAGGAGAAATTCTGCACTTCAAGTTGACTTTTAAAAAGAAGCTGTTTCGGGAGTCTGATGAAGCTGTAGTGGACCCAATGTTTATACAACTATCATATGTTCAG CTGCAACATGACTATCTGTTGGGAAATTATCCTGTTGGAAGGGACGATGCTGCACAGCTTTCAGCATTACAAATCCTTGTTGAAATTGGATTTATTACCAGTCCAGAATCTTGCAC TGATTGGAATTCGCTTCTAGAAAGATTTGTACCAAGACAAATTGCCATAACAAGACCAAAGCGAGAGTGGGAGTTGGATATTCTCTCGCGTTTTCGTTCAATG GAACATCTAACAAAGGATGATGCAAGACAACAGTTTCTTCGAATATTGAGAACACTTCCTTATGGGAATTCAGTTTTCTTTGGCGTCCGGAAGATTGATGATCCCATTGGACTTCTACCTGGACGAATCATTTTGGGTATCAACAAGAGAGGG GTTCATTTCTTCCGTCCAGTTCCAAAGGAGTATTTACATTCTGCTGAATTAAGAGATATAATGCAATTCGGTAGCAGTAACACTGCAGTCTTTTTTAAGATGAGAGTTGCTGGTGTCCTGCACATTTTCCAGTTTGAGACCAAGCAG GGAGAAGAAATTTGCATTGCTCTCCAGACACACATAAATGACGTCATGTTGCGTCGTTACTCTAAAGCTCGATCTGCTGCTGTTGGCTCCATGCTTGGAGACTCCTCCTGCAACTTAAAGACTCAAAGTGTGGAAGCATATGAGAAACGAGTTCAAGATTTGAGTAAGGGCATTGAAGAGTCTAAGAGAAATGCTGAACAA TTGCTAAAGGAATTGCATGAAAAGAATAAGCAAGAAGTGGTAATGCAAGAAGAATTGGAAACTCTAAAAGAATCCTTGAAATTTGAAAAGCAAAACTTAGCTGAGGCAACACAGAGTCTTGAGAGGTTGAGATCGCAGTATGATGAAAAAGACAATGAACATCAG ATCATGTTAATCGAAAGAAGGGGTTTGGAAGCAAAAATTGCAAAATTGAGCACTATGATGTTGGAAAATAACGGGAAAAAAGATACGGTTGGAATTGATGAACAG CTTCTACAAAAACTTCAAGATGAGTTGAGGCTTCGAAATGATGAGTTGCAAGCGTCTgaagaaattagaaagaaaCTGGTAAATGAAAAGCTGTTCTTGGAACAAAGAATTTTTGGACTTGAGAAGAAGACTAGCAATGAG ATGGAACATCTCCAGATAAGCTTTGAACATGAACGCAAAGTCTTGAAGCTGAAAGTGGCAGAACTTGAAAAAAAGCTTGAAGAAATAACTCAAGAACTAGCTGTCATGGAGTCAACTCTCACGACCAGGAACTCTGATTTGGCTGCCCTGCAAAATAATTTGAAGGAACTAGAGGAACTAAGAGAGATGAAAGAG gatatTGACCGAAAGAATGAGCAAACAGCCAACATTTTGAAGATGCAAGGGGCTCAGCTAGCTGAGATGGAAGCGCTTTACAAGGAAGAGCAAGTTCTGAGGAAACGCTATTTCAACATGATAGAAG ATATGAAAGGAAAGATTAGAGTTTATTGTCGACTTCGACCTCTTAATGATAAAGAAATTatggaaaaagagaaaaatgtgcTTACTAGTCTAGATGAGTTCACAGTTGAACATCTATGGAAGGATGATAAGCTGAAGCAACATATGTACGATCATGTATTTGATGGCACTGCCTCCCAGGAAGATGTTTTTGAAGATACACGG TATCTTGTCCAGTCTGCTGTAGATGGTTATAATGTATGCATCTTTGCTTATGGTCAAACTGGTTCTGGGAAGACATTTACAATATATGGATCTGAGGACCACCCTGGATTAACACCTCGTGCAATTGGAGAACTTTTTAGGATTTTGAAGAGGGATAGTAACAAGTTCTCATTTTCTTTGAAG GCTTACATGGTAGAATTATATCAAGATACGTTGGTAGATCTTCTTCTGCCAAGGAATGCAAAACGATTGAGATTAGAGATAAAAAAGGATGCAAAG GGAATGGTATCCATTGAAAACGTTACAATAGCTTCTATCTCAACATttgaagaattgaaaaatattatttatagaGGATTGGAGCAACGGCATACTTCGGAGACTCAAATGAATGAAGAAAGTTCAAGATCACATTTGATACTTTCAATTATTATTGAAAGTACCAACCTTCAGACACAATCTGTTTCTAAAGGGAAG CTTAGTTTTGTTGACCTTGCGGGATCAGAGAGAGTGAAGAAATCAGGCTCTTCTGGTAGCCAACTTAAGGAAGCTCAAAGCATAAATAAATCACTTTCGGCTCTTGGAGATGTCATCAGTGCTTTGTCTTCAGGGGGTCAACACATACCTTACAGAAATCATAAGCTCACTATGCTGATGAGTGATTCACTCGGTGGCAATGCCAAAACGCTTATGTTTGTCAATGTCTCTCCAGCCGAATCCAACCTGGATGAGACGTACAATTCACTCAT GTATGCATCAAGAGTTCGATCAATTGTTAATGATCCAAGCAAAAATGTATCATCTAAGGAGGTTGCTCGACTGAAAAAAATGGTTGCTTATTGGAAAGAACAAGCAGGTAGGAGGGGAGAGGATGAGGAGTTGGAAGAAATTCAAAACGAACGACATACTAAAGAAAAAGGAGACGTTAGATATTCCATGTAG
- the LOC103490634 gene encoding kinesin-like protein KIN-14E isoform X2, whose protein sequence is MTFDMAQSARTIGSSFNSSSGNDDTLLQSFAAAPNGDDYDSDGSNFAPPTPTTISTAIPAELAGVIPLIDRFQVEGFLRMMHKQIHSSGKRGFFSKRSVGPQVREKFTFEDMLCFQKDPIPTSLLKINSDLVSRATKLFQIILKYMGVDSSDRVNATSLDERIELVGKLYKHTLKRSELRDELFIQISKQTRNSPDRQYLIKAWELMYLCASAMPPSKDIGGYLSEYVHNVAQGVSTDPEVRVLALNTLNALKRCMKAGPRHIIPGREEIEALLTGRKLTTIVFFLDETFEEITYDMTTTVADSVEELSGVIKLSAHSSFSLFECRKFVSGAKALDLGNEEYVGLDDNKYIGDLLAEFKATKDRSKGEILHFKLTFKKKLFRESDEAVVDPMFIQLSYVQLQHDYLLGNYPVGRDDAAQLSALQILVEIGFITSPESCTDWNSLLERFVPRQIAITRPKREWELDILSRFRSMEHLTKDDARQQFLRILRTLPYGNSVFFGVRKIDDPIGLLPGRIILGINKRGVHFFRPVPKEYLHSAELRDIMQFGSSNTAVFFKMRVAGVLHIFQFETKQGEEICIALQTHINDVMLRRYSKARSAAVGSMLGDSSCNLKTQSVEAYEKRVQDLSKGIEESKRNAEQLLKELHEKNKQEVVMQEELETLKESLKFEKQNLAEATQSLERLRSQYDEKDNEHQIMLIERRGLEAKIAKLSTMMLENNGKKDTVGIDEQLLQKLQDELRLRNDELQASEEIRKKLVNEKLFLEQRIFGLEKKTSNEMEHLQISFEHERKVLKLKVAELEKKLEEITQELAVMESTLTTRNSDLAALQNNLKELEELREMKEDIDRKNEQTANILKMQGAQLAEMEALYKEEQVLRKRYFNMIEDMKGKIRVYCRLRPLNDKEIMEKEKNVLTSLDEFTVEHLWKDDKLKQHMYDHVFDGTASQEDVFEDTRYLVQSAVDGYNVCIFAYGQTGSGKTFTIYGSEDHPGLTPRAIGELFRILKRDSNKFSFSLKAYMVELYQDTLVDLLLPRNAKRLRLEIKKDAKGMVSIENVTIASISTFEELKNIIYRGLEQRHTSETQMNEESSRSHLILSIIIESTNLQTQSVSKGKLSFVDLAGSERVKKSGSSGSQLKEAQSINKSLSALGDVISALSSGGQHIPYRNHKLTMLMSDSLGGNAKTLMFVNVSPAESNLDETYNSLMYASRVRSIVNDPSKNVSSKEVARLKKMVAYWKEQAGRRGEDEELEEIQNERHTKEKGDVRYSM, encoded by the exons ATGACCTTTGACATGGCTCAGAGTGCTAGGACAATCGGATCTTCCTTTAACTCCAGCAGTGGCAATGATGATACTCTCCTTCAAAGCTTTGCTGCTGCTCCAAATGGGGATGATTATGACAGTGATGGCTCCAATTTTGCACCCCC TACTCCTACAACCATATCCACAGCAATTCCTGCAGAACTTGCTGGTGTCATACCTTTGATTGATAGATTCCAG GTTGAAGGATTCTTAAGGATGATGCACAAACAAATCCATTCTTCTGGAAAGCGTGGATTCTTTTCCAAAAGATCTGTAGGTCCTCAAGTTCGAGAAAAATTCACATTTGAAGATATGTTATGTTTCCAAAAG GATCCTATACCAACTTCGTTGCTTAAAATTAACTCTGACCtggtgagccgagccacaaaaCTATTCCAAATAATCTTGAAGTACATGGGTGTTGACTCTTCTGATAGAGTCAATGCAACAAGCTTAGATGAACGAATTGAACTTGTTGGAAAACTGTACAAGCACACTTTGAAACGTTCAGAGCTACGAGATGAACTTTTTATCCAAATCTCTAAGCAAACCAGAAATTCTCCTGATAG GCAGTATTTAATCAAAGCATGGGAGCTGATGTATTTATGTGCATCTGCTATGCCTCCTAGCAAAGATATTGGTGGATATTTATCAGAGTATGTTCACAATGTTGCTCAAGGTGTAAGTACTGATCCGGAGGTTCGAGTTCTTGCATTAAATACACTGAATGCTTTAAAGCGTTGCATGAAGGCTGGTCCCAGGCATATAATACCTGGTCGTGAGGAAATCGAAGCTCTTTTGACAGGCCGAAAACTTACAACTATTGTCTTCTTTTTGGATGAAACTTTTGAAGAAATTACATATGATATGACAACAACGGTGGCTGATTCTGTTGAG GAACTTTCAGGTGTTATAAAACTGTCAGCACACTCTAGCTTCAGTCTTTTTGAATGCCGTAAGTTCGTTAGTGGAGCTAAAGCACTTGATCTAGGGAATG AGGAGTATGTTGGGCTTGATGATAATAAATATATTGGAGATCTGCTAGCAGAATTCAAGGCAACAAAAGATCGAAGCAAAGGAGAAATTCTGCACTTCAAGTTGACTTTTAAAAAGAAGCTGTTTCGGGAGTCTGATGAAGCTGTAGTGGACCCAATGTTTATACAACTATCATATGTTCAG CTGCAACATGACTATCTGTTGGGAAATTATCCTGTTGGAAGGGACGATGCTGCACAGCTTTCAGCATTACAAATCCTTGTTGAAATTGGATTTATTACCAGTCCAGAATCTTGCAC TGATTGGAATTCGCTTCTAGAAAGATTTGTACCAAGACAAATTGCCATAACAAGACCAAAGCGAGAGTGGGAGTTGGATATTCTCTCGCGTTTTCGTTCAATG GAACATCTAACAAAGGATGATGCAAGACAACAGTTTCTTCGAATATTGAGAACACTTCCTTATGGGAATTCAGTTTTCTTTGGCGTCCGGAAGATTGATGATCCCATTGGACTTCTACCTGGACGAATCATTTTGGGTATCAACAAGAGAGGG GTTCATTTCTTCCGTCCAGTTCCAAAGGAGTATTTACATTCTGCTGAATTAAGAGATATAATGCAATTCGGTAGCAGTAACACTGCAGTCTTTTTTAAGATGAGAGTTGCTGGTGTCCTGCACATTTTCCAGTTTGAGACCAAGCAG GGAGAAGAAATTTGCATTGCTCTCCAGACACACATAAATGACGTCATGTTGCGTCGTTACTCTAAAGCTCGATCTGCTGCTGTTGGCTCCATGCTTGGAGACTCCTCCTGCAACTTAAAGACTCAAAGTGTGGAAGCATATGAGAAACGAGTTCAAGATTTGAGTAAGGGCATTGAAGAGTCTAAGAGAAATGCTGAACAA TTGCTAAAGGAATTGCATGAAAAGAATAAGCAAGAAGTGGTAATGCAAGAAGAATTGGAAACTCTAAAAGAATCCTTGAAATTTGAAAAGCAAAACTTAGCTGAGGCAACACAGAGTCTTGAGAGGTTGAGATCGCAGTATGATGAAAAAGACAATGAACATCAG ATCATGTTAATCGAAAGAAGGGGTTTGGAAGCAAAAATTGCAAAATTGAGCACTATGATGTTGGAAAATAACGGGAAAAAAGATACGGTTGGAATTGATGAACAG CTTCTACAAAAACTTCAAGATGAGTTGAGGCTTCGAAATGATGAGTTGCAAGCGTCTgaagaaattagaaagaaaCTGGTAAATGAAAAGCTGTTCTTGGAACAAAGAATTTTTGGACTTGAGAAGAAGACTAGCAATGAG ATGGAACATCTCCAGATAAGCTTTGAACATGAACGCAAAGTCTTGAAGCTGAAAGTGGCAGAACTTGAAAAAAAGCTTGAAGAAATAACTCAAGAACTAGCTGTCATGGAGTCAACTCTCACGACCAGGAACTCTGATTTGGCTGCCCTGCAAAATAATTTGAAGGAACTAGAGGAACTAAGAGAGATGAAAGAG gatatTGACCGAAAGAATGAGCAAACAGCCAACATTTTGAAGATGCAAGGGGCTCAGCTAGCTGAGATGGAAGCGCTTTACAAGGAAGAGCAAGTTCTGAGGAAACGCTATTTCAACATGATAGAAG ATATGAAAGGAAAGATTAGAGTTTATTGTCGACTTCGACCTCTTAATGATAAAGAAATTatggaaaaagagaaaaatgtgcTTACTAGTCTAGATGAGTTCACAGTTGAACATCTATGGAAGGATGATAAGCTGAAGCAACATATGTACGATCATGTATTTGATGGCACTGCCTCCCAGGAAGATGTTTTTGAAGATACACGG TATCTTGTCCAGTCTGCTGTAGATGGTTATAATGTATGCATCTTTGCTTATGGTCAAACTGGTTCTGGGAAGACATTTACAATATATGGATCTGAGGACCACCCTGGATTAACACCTCGTGCAATTGGAGAACTTTTTAGGATTTTGAAGAGGGATAGTAACAAGTTCTCATTTTCTTTGAAG GCTTACATGGTAGAATTATATCAAGATACGTTGGTAGATCTTCTTCTGCCAAGGAATGCAAAACGATTGAGATTAGAGATAAAAAAGGATGCAAAG GGAATGGTATCCATTGAAAACGTTACAATAGCTTCTATCTCAACATttgaagaattgaaaaatattatttatagaGGATTGGAGCAACGGCATACTTCGGAGACTCAAATGAATGAAGAAAGTTCAAGATCACATTTGATACTTTCAATTATTATTGAAAGTACCAACCTTCAGACACAATCTGTTTCTAAAGGGAAG CTTAGTTTTGTTGACCTTGCGGGATCAGAGAGAGTGAAGAAATCAGGCTCTTCTGGTAGCCAACTTAAGGAAGCTCAAAGCATAAATAAATCACTTTCGGCTCTTGGAGATGTCATCAGTGCTTTGTCTTCAGGGGGTCAACACATACCTTACAGAAATCATAAGCTCACTATGCTGATGAGTGATTCACTCGGTGGCAATGCCAAAACGCTTATGTTTGTCAATGTCTCTCCAGCCGAATCCAACCTGGATGAGACGTACAATTCACTCAT GTATGCATCAAGAGTTCGATCAATTGTTAATGATCCAAGCAAAAATGTATCATCTAAGGAGGTTGCTCGACTGAAAAAAATGGTTGCTTATTGGAAAGAACAAGCAGGTAGGAGGGGAGAGGATGAGGAGTTGGAAGAAATTCAAAACGAACGACATACTAAAGAAAAAGGAGACGTTAGATATTCCATGTAG